In Nicotiana tabacum cultivar K326 chromosome 2, ASM71507v2, whole genome shotgun sequence, the following proteins share a genomic window:
- the LOC107771690 gene encoding uncharacterized protein LOC107771690 — translation MKTTEPTLNQAYALIIEDESQRSSPYPALTVKAEVNVMQAGRGTIPRGEPIAMQAGEGQSYKEKKPFMRCDYCHKNRHLKENCFKLIGYPGDFKAKSHVVANNATSVFEHEQQTQMNGEKGTSCDQVAGHFFIEDKYMQILNILYKDTSIPQVNIAGPLEWQSKEDW, via the exons ATGAAGACAACAGAACCAACACTGAATCAGGCTTATGCTCTGATCATTGAAGATGAGAGTCAGAGGTCAAGCCCATATCCAGCCTTGACTGTTAAAGCAGAAGTAAATGTTATGCAGGCTGGTCGAGGGACAATTCCTAGAGGAGAGCCAATTGCCATGCAAGCTGGTGAAGGACAATCCTATAAAGAAAAGAAACCTTTCATGAGATGTGATTATTGCCATAAGAATAGGCATTTGAAGGAAAATTGCTTTAAATTGATAGGGTATCCAGGGGACTTTAAGGCAAAAAGTCATGTTGTGGCTAACAATGCTACTAGTGTTTTTGAGCATGAACAACAGACACAGATGAATGGAGAAAAAGGAACAAGCTGTGATCAAGTAGCAGGGCATTTCTTCATTGAGGATAAGTACATGCAAATACTGAATATACTGTATAAGGATACTTCTATACCACAAGTAAACATAGCAG GACCTTTGGAGTGGCAGAGTAAGGAGGATTGGTAA
- the LOC142167877 gene encoding uncharacterized protein LOC142167877, whose amino-acid sequence MGDDKIDHTDPLFLHPSDTPSSVLIPIQLTGSEKYGLWQRTLRIALLAKRKLGFVTGTCKKDSFKKELHEEWETCNTIVFSWIMNTVSQNLVSGIAYATDAHLVWKDLKERFDKVNRVRIFQLHREIATISQGTDSVDTYFTKLKELWSEYDALVPSPGCDCVKSKDFIVHLHQ is encoded by the coding sequence ATGGGAGATGATAAGATCGATCACACTGATCCACTATTCCTTCATCCTTCTGACACGCCGAGTTCAGTTTTGATTCCAATTCAACTCACAGGATCTGAAAAGTATGGATTGTGGCAGAGAACGCTGCGAATTGCACTTCTAGCTAAGCGGAAATTAGGGTTCGTGACTGGTACTTGTAAAAAGGATTCCTTTAAGAAGGAATTACATGAGGAATGGGAGACATGCAATACAATTGTCTTCTCCTGGATCATGAATACAGTGTCGCAGAACCTAGTTAGTGGAATTGCTTATGCAACTGATGCTCATTTAGTTTGGAAGGACTTAAAGGAGAGGTTTGATAAGGTTAATCGTGTAAGGATCTTCCAATTGCATAGAGAAATTGCAACAATCTCACAAGGAACAGATTCTGTGGACACCTATTTTACAAAGCTGAAAGAGTTATGGTCAGAGTATGATGCCTTGGTGCCTTCACCTGGATGTGACTGTGTGAAATCAAAGGATTTTATCGTGCATCTTCATCAGTAG